In Sphingobium sp. Z007, one DNA window encodes the following:
- the cobO gene encoding cob(I)yrinic acid a,c-diamide adenosyltransferase, translating to MQAEDDTQARHADKMRKKQAAQAKIMATKTQEKGLLIVHTGKGKGKTSAALGMVVRAIGHGMKVGVVQFVKGAMTTGEKTVFDAFPEQVEFKQMGEGFTWDTQDRARDVAAARTAWDEVRRMVADPAYHMVLADELNIVLRYDYLPLDEVLAVLTARDAMKHVIVTGRNAPDALIDAADLVTDMTMVKHPFRSGVKAQAGIEF from the coding sequence GTGCAAGCTGAAGACGACACGCAAGCCCGCCACGCCGACAAGATGCGCAAGAAACAGGCCGCCCAGGCGAAGATCATGGCGACCAAGACCCAGGAAAAGGGGCTGCTCATCGTCCACACCGGCAAGGGCAAGGGCAAGACCAGCGCCGCGCTCGGCATGGTCGTGCGCGCGATCGGCCACGGCATGAAGGTCGGCGTGGTCCAGTTCGTCAAGGGCGCGATGACCACCGGCGAAAAGACCGTGTTCGACGCTTTTCCCGAACAGGTGGAATTCAAGCAGATGGGCGAAGGCTTCACCTGGGACACGCAGGACCGGGCGCGGGATGTCGCCGCGGCGCGCACGGCCTGGGACGAAGTGCGGCGCATGGTCGCCGATCCCGCCTATCATATGGTTCTGGCCGACGAGTTGAACATCGTCCTGCGCTACGATTATCTGCCGCTTGACGAGGTGCTGGCGGTGCTGACCGCCCGCGACGCCATGAAGCATGTGATCGTCACCGGCCGCAATGCGCCAGACGCGCTGATCGACGCGGCCGATCTCGTCACCGACATGACGATGGTCAAGCATCCCTTCCGGTCGGGCGTGAAGGCGCAGGCGGGGATCGAGTTTTGA
- the cobM gene encoding precorrin-4 C(11)-methyltransferase codes for MTVHFIGAGPGAPDLLTLRGRDLIAASPVCLYAGSLVPPELLGHCPPGARIVNTAPLDLDAIMAEIAAAHALGQDVARLHSGDLSIWSAVGEQLRRLRAMAIPFTITPGVPAFAAAAAALEAELTLPQLSQSLILTRTPGRASAMPTAESLAHFAVTQATLAIHLSIHNLAQVVADLTPAYGADCPVAVVWRASWPDQRIIRATLATIEAAVAGGLERTALILVGHVLEAQHFAESSLYAPGYDRRFRPQDATSCCAEPGA; via the coding sequence ATGACCGTACATTTCATCGGCGCCGGCCCCGGCGCGCCCGACCTGCTGACCCTGCGCGGGCGCGATCTGATCGCCGCCAGCCCGGTCTGCCTCTATGCCGGCTCGCTGGTCCCGCCTGAACTGCTGGGCCACTGCCCGCCCGGCGCGCGGATCGTCAACACCGCGCCCCTAGATTTGGACGCCATCATGGCTGAAATCGCCGCCGCCCATGCGCTGGGCCAGGATGTTGCGCGGCTCCATTCGGGCGATCTGTCCATCTGGTCGGCGGTGGGCGAGCAACTGCGCCGGCTGCGGGCGATGGCCATACCCTTCACCATCACGCCGGGCGTCCCCGCCTTCGCTGCCGCCGCCGCGGCGCTGGAGGCGGAACTCACGCTTCCGCAACTGTCTCAGTCGTTGATCCTGACCCGCACGCCGGGCCGCGCCAGCGCCATGCCCACGGCCGAAAGCCTGGCCCATTTCGCCGTCACCCAGGCGACGCTCGCCATTCATCTCTCGATCCACAATCTCGCGCAGGTGGTGGCGGACCTGACGCCCGCTTATGGCGCGGATTGCCCCGTCGCGGTGGTGTGGCGCGCCAGCTGGCCCGACCAACGCATCATACGCGCCACGCTCGCGACGATCGAGGCCGCGGTAGCGGGCGGCTTGGAACGCACCGCCCTGATCCTCGTCGGCCATGTGCTCGAAGCGCAGCATTTCGCGGAGAGCAGCCTCTACGCGCCGGGCTATGACCGACGTTTCCGTCCACAGGACGCGACGTCCTGCTGCGCGGAGCCTGGCGCATGA
- the cobI gene encoding precorrin-2 C(20)-methyltransferase, which yields MTPGTIHGVGLGPGAPDLLSVRADRLVRGARHVAYFRKAGRPGQARRIADGMLRSDAIEIAMEYPVTTEIPLSDPRYNACLSAFYTDCTARLTALAHTGEDVVVLCEGDPFFYGSFMHLHTRLSGVVPVAVVPGITGMAGAWNATGAPITWGDDVLTIAMATLPEEELTRRIRDTDALVVMKIGRHLPKLRRAVAAAGREDAAWLVEHAAMPGERVTRLADANSVTPYFSILLIHGQGRRP from the coding sequence ATGACGCCCGGCACGATCCACGGCGTCGGCCTTGGCCCCGGCGCGCCCGACCTGCTGAGCGTCCGCGCCGACCGGCTGGTGCGCGGCGCGCGGCATGTCGCCTATTTCCGCAAGGCCGGGCGACCCGGCCAGGCGCGGCGGATCGCAGACGGAATGTTGCGCTCGGACGCGATCGAAATCGCGATGGAATATCCGGTGACGACAGAAATCCCGCTGTCCGACCCGCGCTACAACGCCTGCCTGTCCGCCTTCTATACAGACTGCACCGCCCGCCTGACCGCGTTGGCGCATACGGGCGAGGATGTCGTCGTATTGTGCGAAGGCGATCCCTTTTTCTACGGCTCCTTCATGCATCTCCATACACGGCTGTCGGGAGTCGTCCCGGTCGCGGTGGTGCCGGGGATCACCGGCATGGCGGGCGCGTGGAACGCCACCGGCGCGCCGATCACATGGGGCGACGATGTCCTGACCATCGCCATGGCTACCCTCCCGGAAGAGGAACTGACCCGGCGCATCCGCGACACCGATGCGCTGGTGGTGATGAAGATCGGTCGCCACCTGCCCAAGCTGCGCCGCGCAGTCGCCGCCGCCGGGCGCGAAGACGCCGCCTGGCTGGTCGAACATGCCGCCATGCCCGGCGAACGCGTCACCCGCCTGGCCGATGCCAACAGCGTCACCCCCTATTTCTCCATCCTGCTGATCCATGGCCAAGGACGCCGGCCATGA
- a CDS encoding cobalamin biosynthesis protein CobG, with translation MSHFIRKGWCPDAWRPMMAGDGLLVRVKPRLGRLTRDQALALADAAATHGSGLIDMTRRANLQLRGVSESGWPVLLERLLALDLVDADADREKRRNILVPPIWRQGDDSHRIACDLLARLDELPAALPGKTGFVIDAGVAPLLHDQPGDFRIERSDAGDLMLRADGRSTGCAITPGGEAEALIALAHWFVASGGAAAGRMARHDAPLPGWATGTLRAAPAAILPWRKGTSYGLPFGRIDAALLARLAATLPPDSGFRTTPWRILMLETPVDMQDDGLLTDPADPLLRIDACPGQPACAQASVETRDLARHLAPLMAGRLHVSGCAKSCASAAPAAVTLTGRDGRYDLALDAPAGAPPLRATLDRAAVLAHFGAA, from the coding sequence ATGAGCCACTTTATCCGCAAAGGCTGGTGCCCCGACGCATGGCGCCCGATGATGGCCGGCGACGGGCTGCTCGTGCGGGTGAAGCCGCGGCTCGGCCGCCTGACGCGGGATCAGGCGCTGGCCTTGGCCGACGCCGCGGCGACGCATGGCAGCGGCCTGATCGACATGACGCGCCGCGCCAATCTCCAACTGCGCGGCGTGTCGGAAAGCGGTTGGCCGGTGCTGCTGGAGCGGCTGCTGGCGCTGGACCTGGTGGATGCCGATGCCGACCGGGAAAAGCGGCGCAATATTCTTGTGCCCCCGATCTGGCGGCAGGGCGACGACAGCCACCGCATCGCGTGCGATCTGCTGGCGCGGCTGGATGAACTACCCGCGGCGTTGCCGGGCAAGACCGGTTTCGTGATCGACGCGGGCGTCGCCCCGCTGCTCCATGACCAGCCAGGTGATTTCCGCATCGAACGCAGCGACGCAGGCGATCTGATGCTCCGCGCCGATGGCCGATCTACCGGCTGCGCCATAACCCCAGGCGGCGAAGCGGAGGCCCTGATCGCGCTCGCCCATTGGTTCGTCGCCAGCGGCGGCGCGGCGGCCGGGCGCATGGCCCGGCACGATGCGCCGCTGCCCGGCTGGGCCACAGGGACGTTGCGGGCTGCCCCCGCCGCGATCCTCCCTTGGCGCAAGGGGACCAGCTATGGCCTGCCCTTCGGCCGCATCGACGCGGCGCTGCTGGCGCGGCTGGCGGCGACGTTGCCGCCGGACAGCGGCTTCCGCACCACGCCCTGGCGCATCCTGATGCTGGAAACGCCGGTGGATATGCAGGATGACGGCCTGCTCACGGACCCGGCCGATCCCCTGCTACGCATCGATGCCTGTCCGGGCCAGCCGGCCTGCGCGCAGGCAAGCGTCGAAACGCGCGACCTCGCCCGCCACCTTGCCCCCCTTATGGCGGGCCGCCTGCATGTGTCGGGCTGCGCCAAGAGCTGCGCCAGCGCCGCCCCCGCCGCGGTGACCCTGACCGGCCGCGATGGCCGCTACGACCTTGCCCTTGACGCGCCCGCCGGAGCGCCGCCCCTTCGCGCCACGCTCGACCGGGCCGCTGTCCTCGCCCATTTCGGAGCCGCCTGA
- the cobF gene encoding precorrin-6A synthase (deacetylating), with the protein MIDLALIGIGTGNPDHLTAQAVQAMNQADLILLPRKGDAKSDLIDLRRAICAQRLTAPVRVVEFDLPVRDATDDYLGSVHDWHAAIAATWQAQITAHLPNGGRLALLIWGDPSLYDSTLRIADRLIQAGMDVAVRVIPGITSIQALTAAHAIPLNRLGEPVTITTGRMLRARGWPRDARTVVVMLDGNCAFATLPPDGIAIWWGAYLGMPHEALIHGPLADAAPRIATARAALRARHGWIMDVYLMRKEQAGAS; encoded by the coding sequence ATGATCGACCTGGCGCTCATCGGCATCGGCACCGGCAATCCCGATCATCTGACCGCGCAGGCGGTGCAGGCGATGAACCAGGCCGACCTCATCCTGCTGCCGCGCAAGGGCGACGCCAAATCCGACCTGATCGACCTGCGCCGCGCGATCTGCGCACAACGGCTGACCGCGCCGGTGCGGGTGGTCGAATTCGACTTGCCGGTTCGCGACGCCACCGATGATTATCTGGGCTCGGTCCATGACTGGCACGCCGCCATCGCCGCCACCTGGCAGGCACAGATCACCGCGCATCTGCCCAACGGCGGCCGGCTAGCGCTGCTGATCTGGGGCGACCCGTCCCTCTATGACAGCACGCTGCGGATCGCCGACCGGCTGATCCAGGCGGGAATGGACGTCGCCGTTCGCGTCATACCCGGCATCACCAGTATCCAGGCGCTGACCGCCGCCCATGCCATTCCGCTCAACCGGCTTGGGGAGCCGGTCACGATCACGACAGGCCGGATGCTGCGCGCACGGGGCTGGCCGCGCGATGCCAGGACGGTGGTCGTCATGCTCGACGGCAACTGCGCCTTCGCCACGCTGCCGCCGGACGGCATCGCCATCTGGTGGGGCGCGTATCTCGGCATGCCCCACGAAGCGCTGATCCATGGTCCGCTCGCCGACGCGGCACCGCGGATCGCGACGGCACGCGCGGCGCTGCGTGCCCGCCATGGCTGGATCATGGACGTCTATCTGATGCGAAAGGAACAAGCCGGTGCAAGCTGA
- a CDS encoding cobyrinate a,c-diamide synthase, which translates to MTTPGLMIAAPASGTGKTTVMLGLLRALTQDGMAVQPFKSGPDYIDPAFHRAASGRASFNLDSWAMDAGLLDAIAHQATDADMAIAEGSMGLYDGVASPGATGNGASADIARRMGWPVILVIDVSGQAQSAAATALGFARLDPDVPFAGVILNRVASPRHERLVRRGFDSIGIPVLGALPRRGDMVLPERHLGLVQAAEHPDLDRAIADYAAFLRAHADLPAIRSAAAGGNGQAGRLPPPPAQRIAIARDAAFSFLYPHLLQGWAQGGAQILPFSPLADEGPDADADLVWLPGGYPELHAGPIAAAHTFLAGLRRHAQTRPVHGECGGYMVLGEALIDTSGARHPMAGLLGLVTSYAQRRMHLGYRHAELLAPIAGLAAGTRLRGHEFHYSTIVAQSDAPLARVTDAEGVEMPETGSRRGPVTGSFFHMIAPAA; encoded by the coding sequence ATGACCACGCCCGGCTTGATGATCGCCGCGCCTGCATCGGGGACAGGCAAGACCACGGTGATGCTGGGGCTGCTCCGCGCGCTGACGCAGGACGGCATGGCGGTGCAGCCGTTCAAGAGCGGGCCGGATTATATCGACCCGGCCTTCCACCGGGCCGCCTCCGGCCGCGCCTCGTTCAATCTCGACAGCTGGGCGATGGACGCCGGGTTGCTCGACGCCATCGCGCATCAGGCGACGGACGCGGACATGGCGATCGCCGAAGGATCGATGGGCCTGTATGACGGCGTCGCAAGTCCAGGGGCGACCGGCAACGGCGCCAGCGCCGACATTGCGCGCCGCATGGGCTGGCCGGTGATCCTGGTGATCGACGTATCCGGTCAGGCCCAGTCGGCGGCCGCCACCGCGCTGGGCTTCGCGCGGCTCGACCCGGACGTGCCCTTCGCCGGCGTCATCCTGAACCGCGTCGCCAGCCCCCGCCACGAACGGCTGGTGCGGCGCGGGTTCGACAGCATCGGCATCCCCGTGCTCGGCGCGCTGCCCCGGCGCGGCGACATGGTGCTGCCCGAACGCCATCTGGGCCTCGTCCAGGCGGCCGAACATCCCGATCTCGATCGCGCGATCGCCGACTATGCCGCCTTCCTGCGCGCCCATGCCGATCTGCCCGCGATCCGCAGCGCCGCCGCCGGGGGGAACGGCCAGGCGGGGCGATTGCCACCGCCACCCGCCCAGCGGATCGCGATCGCGCGCGACGCCGCCTTTTCCTTCCTCTATCCCCATCTGCTGCAAGGCTGGGCGCAGGGCGGGGCGCAGATACTGCCTTTCTCGCCGCTCGCGGACGAAGGCCCGGATGCCGACGCCGATCTCGTCTGGCTGCCCGGCGGCTATCCCGAACTTCATGCCGGCCCCATCGCCGCGGCGCACACCTTCCTGGCGGGCCTGCGCCGCCACGCGCAAACCCGGCCCGTCCACGGCGAGTGCGGCGGCTATATGGTGCTGGGGGAGGCGCTGATCGACACATCGGGCGCGCGGCACCCCATGGCCGGCCTGCTCGGCCTCGTCACCAGCTACGCCCAGCGCCGGATGCATCTGGGCTATCGCCATGCCGAACTGCTGGCCCCGATCGCCGGGCTGGCCGCCGGGACCAGATTGCGCGGCCATGAATTTCATTACTCCACCATAGTGGCCCAAAGCGATGCGCCGCTGGCCCGCGTGACCGATGCGGAGGGTGTGGAGATGCCGGAAACCGGATCGCGTCGCGGTCCTGTCACCGGCAGCTTCTTCCACATGATCGCGCCCGCCGCATGA
- a CDS encoding cobalamin biosynthesis protein, translating into MIVAGFGFRASASLHTQRSAFDLARRGLPPVTHLATPEDKAAALVPLAAALGLPLLAMSPDALAAITTPTRSPASLQARGVGSVAEACALAAAGVQGRLLRTRQISPDRMATCAIAQGLFP; encoded by the coding sequence ATGATCGTCGCAGGCTTCGGCTTTCGCGCCAGTGCGTCGCTGCATACGCAACGCAGCGCCTTCGACCTTGCCCGGCGCGGCCTGCCGCCCGTCACCCACCTCGCCACGCCCGAAGACAAGGCTGCGGCACTCGTGCCGCTGGCCGCCGCGCTGGGATTGCCGCTGCTGGCCATGTCCCCGGACGCGCTTGCCGCGATAACGACACCCACCCGTTCCCCCGCCAGCCTGCAAGCGCGCGGCGTCGGCAGCGTGGCGGAGGCGTGTGCGCTCGCGGCAGCCGGAGTGCAAGGCCGCCTGCTGCGCACCCGCCAGATTTCCCCCGATCGCATGGCCACCTGCGCCATCGCCCAAGGACTCTTCCCATGA
- a CDS encoding cobalt-precorrin-6A reductase, translating to MPNILLLGGTSQASALARLLAQRGMAATLSYAGRTDTPLAQPIAVRIGGFGGVEGLVAYLRAERITHLVDATHPFAATMSMHAVEAARRAGVAHVALTRPAWRAQPGDRWTHVADIAGAVAALAGPPRRVMLALGRMHVEAFAAQPQHHYLLRFVDAPAMPPALPHHSLVVDRGPFSVEGDLRLMQMHDIDMVVSKNAGGTGAEAKIIAARQLGLPVLMIDRPIMPVRTEMHAPEAVLRWLDHAGRSSADRGV from the coding sequence ATGCCGAACATCCTGCTGCTGGGCGGCACATCGCAGGCCAGCGCGCTGGCCCGTCTGCTGGCGCAACGGGGCATGGCGGCGACGCTGAGCTATGCGGGCCGGACGGACACGCCGCTGGCGCAGCCAATCGCGGTGCGCATCGGGGGCTTTGGCGGGGTCGAGGGGCTGGTCGCTTATCTGCGTGCCGAGCGTATCACCCATCTGGTCGATGCGACCCATCCCTTCGCCGCGACCATGAGCATGCATGCAGTCGAAGCCGCCCGCCGCGCCGGGGTGGCGCATGTTGCCCTGACGCGCCCGGCATGGCGCGCGCAGCCGGGGGACAGATGGACGCATGTCGCGGATATAGCGGGCGCGGTGGCGGCGCTGGCCGGGCCGCCGCGCCGCGTCATGCTGGCGCTGGGGCGGATGCATGTCGAGGCGTTCGCCGCCCAGCCCCAGCATCATTATCTGCTGCGCTTCGTCGATGCCCCGGCCATGCCCCCCGCCCTGCCGCATCACAGCCTGGTCGTCGATCGCGGGCCTTTTTCGGTGGAGGGCGACCTTCGCCTGATGCAAATGCATGACATCGACATGGTGGTGAGCAAGAATGCGGGCGGCACGGGGGCGGAGGCGAAGATCATCGCCGCGCGCCAACTGGGCTTGCCGGTTCTGATGATCGACCGGCCGATCATGCCGGTGCGGACGGAGATGCATGCGCCCGAAGCGGTGTTGCGCTGGCTGGATCATGCCGGGCGGTCCAGCGCCGATCGCGGCGTGTAA
- the cbiE gene encoding precorrin-6y C5,15-methyltransferase (decarboxylating) subunit CbiE, translating into MADPVSQAWLKIIGVGEDGRCGLSADSRAALARADLVMGSARHLSLLAPFNRPTIEWPVPFADGIDRLLAQRGRRVVMLASGDPFWFGAGAAVTRHLSPDEWVAHPAPSTFTLAAARLGWSLQDTACLGLHAAPLERLRPYLVPGRCVLALLRDGQAAEALAGYLTRTGFGPSILHIMEALGGPRERLRSVTADAFALSDVAHPVAVGIAVAGEGLALPSVAGRPDALFDHDGQITKAPIRALTLSALAPRPGELLWDIGAGSGSIGIEWLLAHPANRACAIEADPARAARVRANAVALGVDRLDVLIGSAPDALPTGTLPDAVFIGGGLSDVLLRRLSGHLPAGTRLVANAVTLESEALLTRWHGERGGSLLRIELADCGPLGDRRGWRPRFPVVQWSTRL; encoded by the coding sequence ATGGCTGATCCTGTGTCCCAGGCCTGGTTGAAGATCATCGGCGTCGGCGAGGACGGGCGCTGTGGCCTGTCCGCCGACAGCCGCGCGGCGCTTGCGCGGGCGGATCTGGTCATGGGGTCGGCCCGCCACCTGTCGCTGCTCGCCCCGTTTAATCGCCCCACGATCGAATGGCCAGTGCCCTTCGCCGACGGGATCGACCGGCTGCTGGCGCAGCGCGGACGGCGGGTGGTGATGCTGGCGTCGGGCGATCCCTTCTGGTTCGGCGCGGGCGCGGCCGTCACGCGCCATCTGTCGCCGGACGAATGGGTCGCGCATCCCGCGCCATCGACTTTCACCCTGGCTGCGGCGCGCCTCGGCTGGTCGCTCCAGGACACCGCCTGCCTCGGCCTCCACGCCGCGCCGCTGGAGCGGTTGCGGCCTTATCTCGTTCCCGGCCGCTGCGTGCTGGCGCTGCTGCGCGACGGGCAGGCGGCCGAGGCTCTTGCCGGCTACCTTACCCGCACTGGCTTCGGCCCCTCGATCCTGCACATCATGGAGGCGCTGGGCGGCCCGCGCGAACGGTTGCGCAGCGTGACGGCCGACGCCTTCGCCCTCAGCGATGTCGCCCATCCCGTCGCGGTCGGCATCGCCGTCGCGGGCGAGGGCCTTGCCCTCCCGTCCGTCGCCGGGCGGCCCGACGCCCTGTTCGACCATGACGGCCAGATCACCAAGGCGCCGATCCGCGCCCTGACCCTGTCCGCCCTCGCGCCGCGGCCGGGCGAACTGCTATGGGACATTGGCGCAGGATCGGGATCGATCGGCATCGAATGGCTGCTCGCCCATCCGGCCAACCGCGCCTGCGCGATCGAGGCCGATCCGGCGCGCGCCGCGCGAGTGCGGGCCAATGCCGTCGCTCTGGGCGTCGACCGGCTCGACGTGCTGATCGGATCGGCACCTGACGCCTTGCCGACCGGAACCTTGCCCGATGCGGTGTTCATCGGCGGTGGCCTTTCCGACGTTCTGCTCCGCCGCCTGTCGGGACACCTTCCGGCTGGAACGCGATTGGTCGCCAATGCCGTGACGCTGGAATCCGAAGCGCTGCTGACGCGCTGGCATGGCGAACGGGGCGGCAGCCTGCTGCGCATCGAACTAGCGGATTGCGGGCCGCTTGGCGACCGGCGCGGCTGGCGGCCGCGCTTCCCGGTGGTGCAGTGGAGCACGCGGCTATGA
- the cobJ gene encoding precorrin-3B C(17)-methyltransferase has protein sequence MSGWLAIAGLGPGDDRLVTPEVTDLIAQATDIVGYIPYVARIAPRAGLTLHPSDNRVELDRAAHALSLAAQGRRVVVASSGDPGVFAMASALFEALEAGPAHWRDLDIRVLPGITAMLAASARAGAPLGHDFCAINLSDNLKPWSLIEKRLRLAAEADFAMAFYNPRSKARPDGFARTLALLRTLCGDDRPILFARAVSTPQEQLQIVPLGAARADMADMRTVVILGSSRTRLIARPRGPILYTPRSALDRPA, from the coding sequence ATGAGCGGCTGGCTCGCCATCGCCGGGCTGGGGCCGGGGGACGACCGCCTCGTCACGCCAGAAGTGACCGACTTGATCGCGCAGGCGACCGATATCGTCGGCTATATCCCTTATGTCGCCCGCATCGCCCCGCGCGCCGGGCTGACGCTTCACCCATCGGACAACCGCGTGGAACTAGATCGCGCCGCCCATGCCCTCTCCCTAGCGGCACAGGGGCGACGGGTGGTCGTCGCTTCGTCCGGCGATCCGGGGGTCTTCGCCATGGCGTCGGCACTGTTCGAGGCGCTGGAGGCGGGGCCTGCCCATTGGCGCGATCTCGACATCCGGGTGCTGCCTGGCATCACAGCGATGCTGGCCGCCAGCGCCCGCGCGGGCGCACCGCTTGGCCATGATTTCTGCGCCATCAACCTGTCCGACAATCTCAAGCCCTGGTCGCTGATCGAAAAGCGGCTGCGCCTGGCGGCGGAGGCGGACTTCGCCATGGCCTTCTACAATCCCCGATCGAAGGCGCGGCCGGACGGCTTCGCCCGCACGCTCGCCCTGCTGCGCACGCTATGCGGCGACGATCGCCCGATCCTCTTCGCCCGCGCCGTATCGACGCCGCAGGAGCAGTTGCAGATCGTCCCGCTGGGCGCAGCGCGCGCAGACATGGCCGACATGCGGACCGTCGTGATCCTGGGGTCGAGCCGCACCCGGCTGATCGCGCGGCCGCGTGGACCAATCCTTTACACGCCGCGATCGGCGCTGGACCGCCCGGCATGA
- a CDS encoding precorrin-8X methylmutase — protein sequence MPHAYERDGAAIYRQSFATIRAEADLARFTAQEEPVAVRMIHAAGLVDLAAHIRFTPDFAHAARTALAAGAPILCDARMVSEGITRARLPAANPILCTLHAPQVPAMAQAARNTRSATALELWRPHLAGAVVAIGNAPTALFHLLDMLEDPDCPRPAAIVGCPVGFVGAVESKAALWAAPPAPCCIIEGRLGGSAITVAAINALASAAE from the coding sequence ATGCCCCATGCCTATGAACGGGATGGCGCCGCCATCTATCGCCAATCCTTTGCGACGATCCGGGCCGAAGCCGACCTCGCCCGCTTCACGGCGCAGGAGGAGCCGGTGGCGGTACGGATGATCCACGCCGCCGGCCTGGTCGATCTTGCGGCGCATATCCGTTTCACGCCGGATTTCGCCCACGCCGCCCGGACCGCGCTGGCGGCCGGCGCGCCGATCCTGTGCGACGCCCGCATGGTGTCGGAAGGGATCACCCGCGCCCGCCTGCCCGCGGCCAACCCGATCCTCTGCACGCTGCACGCCCCCCAAGTGCCCGCCATGGCGCAGGCGGCCCGCAACACCCGCTCCGCCACCGCGCTGGAACTCTGGCGTCCGCATCTTGCCGGGGCGGTGGTGGCGATCGGCAATGCGCCGACTGCCCTGTTCCATCTGCTCGACATGCTGGAAGACCCTGATTGCCCGCGCCCGGCGGCGATCGTCGGTTGCCCGGTGGGCTTCGTCGGCGCGGTCGAATCCAAGGCCGCACTCTGGGCCGCGCCGCCCGCACCCTGCTGCATCATCGAAGGACGTCTGGGCGGTAGCGCGATCACCGTCGCGGCGATCAATGCGCTGGCGAGCGCCGCGGAATGA